The Limanda limanda chromosome 14, fLimLim1.1, whole genome shotgun sequence genomic interval aaaaataaatttaaacttCTCAATTTTCTAGTGCCTTCACTTAATCACATGAACCTGTACATCATGAATTACCTGTTTAAGGTTCTGATCCATACTTTGAtgcttcttttatttctgtgcagCCCACTGAATGACCCCTGCATATGATAATgtgttatacaaataaatgtgcCTTGCcttgcaaacacaaaaaagcaATTCACGCTTTAAGGGCAAAAAACAGAGTTTAGCAGATCGGCCGCTTTGTCAttgagctgttgtgttttcttaatcGTATCCTGGAGGTTCAGAAAACTTGCTCGGTGTAACAGAATCCCCCATATTTTGACTCGACCACTGTTGCGGGTGACATTGCAGAAGAGAGCCCTGAATTGGTCCTGGAGAACCGTGACAATTGCCACAGACAGCCCGCTCGTTTCTCCGCAGCTCAGGAAGGATTAGTGTGAGGAAGTAATCGCTGTGAGTCGGCGGCACAATCTAAAGAGGCCCCGGACTTTTCCATGTTGGATGACATGAGATTGCAGAAGTATAGATAATGTTGTATGCCTTGAGTataaacacactgacaaacattaAGCTACtttaagcaacaaaataaatgagagAGAGTGCAAGAATTCTTGGAAATAGAAGTTGATGTGAAGAAACAGTATTTCTTTCAAgggatgtactgtacatgttgAATTATCGTAAAGACagtatttagtttattttgttgataaaaagattgtggatgtttttaaagGTCAATAACCCCACTCTAAGCTCAACTATGTCTTATGAAAAATATCATAACGAAAACTTGtttaaaactgcatttttaAGCACCCAATCAAGATGTTTGTTTGGAACTTAGCGAGTGCTCGTTCGAATATTATTTGCCAGTCATCAGCATTTTTGTGGGATTAATTGAAGAGTGGAGGATTATTCAAATCTTAAACATTTTAAGAGAGCTTCTGTTCTCCGAGAACTTCATAACTTTCATTGTCTTCCGTGTGGAAAAGTgtcacgcacgcacgcacgcacgcacacacacacacaggcacacacacacacactcacacacacacacacacaggacctaAGCCACAGCCTCGTCTCcctctgtgagtgagtgtgtgcagagATGAGCAGGACCGCACCTTCTGTGAGCTCTACCTGAAACTGGAGATGCAGGGTTACCAGGAAAGGGTTGGCTTtcattgtctttgtctttttgtttttgccccTCCCGCAGCTTCTTTTTAAGTATAGACAGATACAGGGCGTTAAAATAGTACCAAACAATGCTGTGGTATTCAGTGTTTTACGTAATCTTTGTCACTGAAGCCAGGTACTTATAGTGAAGCTTGGTTATAAGGAGATGAAAGACCAGACACATGCATCATTGCATGCACTGAATTTCCTGCCACCTTTCTACACAAAGTATCTGTGGTTTTTGAGTGACTTGTGGAATTAAGCTGCCTGCTATTCAAGCTCCAAGGACAATTTTTTTGTGCTTATTCTGGAAGAAGGAAACAAgtttacaattgtttttttataattttttattctgGCAGAAGAGAAATACTTCATAACAGGTATGTATATTATTTCATTTGATAAAATATTGATTTGCACATTTGTTTGCTTTATTCaacaacaatttaaatgttgatGAAACTGTGACAAATAACAGATTTGTAATTTAAAACACTAAAGCTGTTTAGTTTAgaaatttaactttatttcaatGTGAAAACGTTCAACCTCTCGGACAGAACTTAATTAAGATGTATAGCCTTTATATACCTAATATATTTTTAGCTCAAATTCACAAGTGTATATATAATACCCATATTCTATGAACTGTTTAATCAATGATATTAATGAGGGTCATTTccattattttatgttatattttgtcacattttacaAGAATAAATTGCAAAAAGGAGAGAACCAATAAAAAACTACAGTCAGACACAAATGCTGACATATCTATTGATTCTCTGTTTAAATGGATCAGGATTCTCTCCATTTAAGACACTGACAGTGTTATTTTCTGGTTTATCCCAGACATTAAGGGGTATTTTCCGTGAGGCTTAGCTCTTAGCTATTTCTCAGTGCAGGGAAGTGAGAAGGGAGGGGAGGCGGAGACGACACAAAAGGCAACATTATTCCCCAGCGGATATGCGCTACATCCTTCCATGAATGGAGTATTGAAAAACATAACATTGGGGAATAGATTCTCTTTCAACCCTAATAACTGAGCCATTTGTCCCAGAGTTTCGAGTGGTTTGTTGGTGCGGCCCGCAACTGAGACAGCCGTGGTTCTGGAGCGCTGTGCTGGTGTTAAGATCCCCACCTCCCAATTTGATGCACAATTAGTTCTCTGTGGACTGTTGGCCCCTGTGTGCTGCACCTATgacaatgaaacagtcaggtgAAAACGGGCCTGGATGAAAACTAAAGAGTTGTTGCGTTGACTGTTGTCATGGTACCAATGTCCCAAAAGGGTGACAGTGTGTTAACTTTACCTCCAAGCACTGGAGATCATTTTTTGTACACTCTTGGGTCAATATTTTAACACTACTCCACCCCCtactcctcctgcctcctgctcacCAAGGATACGAGAGGCGCCCCTGCAGTCAGTGTCATCAGGTGCCTAAGCGTTTTGGAGGGTTCTAGTGACAGATTGCAGGAAGCAGCAGTTTATGCCTGACGATGGGGACCACAGAAAGCAGAAATGTCTTTTTGTGCCCCCTGGGCTCGGAATGTCCACTATCTCGAGGGGCCAATATCAAATTCTCCCCTCATCATCCCCTAATACACATTCCTGTGTAAGGTCAGGGGGAATTCTGCACGAGTgaagagacaaacaacacaagGCTGAACAACACAGAATGGTCTCTTAGCAGCAATATGATTAGTAACCCTCCCCAATTAATTTCTGGGACATTTATGCAAAAAGAAAGTATAAGATTTTTAAGAGGTAATTGCAATGTCCCCCACTTTCCGCccacaattcaattcaaaaattcaaattaattaataaatgaatttaCGTAAAAAGTATGTGGTCTgcactaaaaaaataaaatgacctcTTTgggtaaaacaaaaatgaaataagtCCTTTTGAATTTAAGTCAGCAATTGTGTTAATATAACTTTTGATTTGAAGTTGAAGACATTTAGGTGATGGTGTTTTACCAATTGAAGTATATTTTATGTTGGtttaacatttctttttcagtgtATAATACTCTACTGGTTGTATTTTGggtaaaacatgttaaaaataCCACATTTTGAATTACATCCTAACACTTACCTTTTCTTAAACATTACAATAATTTTGTATCCATTTGCAGTATAATGTAAATGTCCTTCATCCCAGTTTCTCAGTGGTACAGAATGCAGGGTATTGAGTGTCTGGTATATTCCTATCTACCACTGATTATTGAGTGATTGACTGTGAATCCCAATATTCTCTGTCTGGAGGAAAATCCCCTTGAAAAGCACAAAGAAAGGAGCCGGCCTCTGTCTGTAACACAAGCCTCCCCCAGCTGTTGATGATGCTTGCCAGCTTGAACGTTAACCTTCCTCAGCTCTAGAACTCTCAGTGTAGCAGACTCCACCCTGACCCTCTTGTTGCAGACTCTGTTATCCGCGGCCAGGTCAGTGCACGGCAgccattttgtgttttcaaaacaCCAATGAAACTGGACTCCGTGTTCCTGCTGTTTTATTGGCAATAGCACAACTAGTTTGTAGCACATCCTCATGTCTGGGGAAACACAGGCAACAACTCTTTATCACATGTTCCGGGTTTGCTCCCAGAAGTGCTTGTATGCCTTGAGAACATCCAAACAACTTAATCTGGAATGATGAACACGAcataaaaaaaagggttttgaGGTACACATTTCCCAAAGCCTGGCCCCAGATTTCACCATCAATACTGACTACAGCACAATAACAATAGCTGCAGGCTCCATCAGCGAAAACAATCCAATACTATAATTAGGCTACTCTGAAACAGGACACAAATAGTGATTGCTTTGAAGTAGTAGTGCATTCTGGTCTACTACTTCTTTTAGAAGTGTGTGAGGACTTTGAGGAGCCGGATGACAGTGTGTGACGGTGTGTGTTGCAGGCAGATGGTCAGTCCAGCAGCCATGCGAAGCCAGCGTGTGGTGGAGAGCGAGTGTAGGTGCTGGAACCCGGCCGTCTGGCTCCTGGTAACTCTGCTGGGATCCCTGATCTTGGTGGCCGTCAGTGTGCTGCTGCGACTCGGTGAGTGGGTGGGCTCACATCTAATCCAAATACTGGCTGTGATTTAAAGTGATCAGGGGAGAAGTGatttttcattgtatttttatcatttaagagacatatatatatatatatatatatatatacatatagaaAGCAAATGGCCTTAAAAGTTCATTGCACTTGTCTCAAGTTCTTAAAAGGCAAGTCACGAGTATATTAGCTTATTAAAGTATATAGTCATTTTCTATTAATTGGCCTAGGACCAAAGGTGTGTTACACAAAGATTGAAGGTGATTATCGAGGTACTATTTCATTCACTATCTCCTGTGCCCTTGTTTTTTATACAAGACTTTTTGAATTAGACCCATCAACATTTCCCAGGTAAATCCAGTCAATGGACTAAATATACTTTGAGGGAAAACGGTGACTACTGTTATGAACTGAGACACAATGTGACATATGAGACGATTCCTTGTGTGTCAGCGCATCAACACGTTGGAGGCGTTAATAATGGTTTAGAACCGGCTGTACCTGGAATCGAACTCCCTGTAGATCACTGCCTTTGTGTCCACAGTTACTGTCTGGCCTGTGTTTACCAGTGATGGCTAGCTGAAACCCCTGCGGTTACTTTGAAGGCGCCAGGATCAATTCCACTCACTGGACATTTCTGGATCAACATATAGAGAGAGACATTTATCCAGATGTGCTGACATCAGCTCAGTGGTTATATCTCTTCACAGAGCCAGCAGCTATCCAAATATGGGTCTGACTaacgttttttttgtcttctaatTTCAGGGGATGTGAAAATAAGCAAGCGTGCTGTATCCAGTAAGTGACATTTGATACTGACTTCACAGATTCTTTTTAAAATAGGAACAATGTCTTTCCAGAATATAAACTTGAGCGGAAACTGCATGTGAAACTGGCAATAGGTGTATCAACATCACCTGGGTTTAAAAAAGCGATAGCTTTTTGTATGTATACACTTCACATGTTCCAGTGGCACAAACAATTTGGAGAAGCCTGTGAATTGACCCACATTGGATGTGatcattgaaaaaaaatcccccTGGTGTCTTTGTGAGCTGTTGAAACCTGAGATATTTGTCTTCAGGCGCTGGGATGTCCTCTTTAGAGGCTCAAAAACAACTTCCAGTATGACATCTTGGGAAAAAATGTGTTGCGTTTAaaccaggggtgtcaaactcaaataggCAGTGGGccaaaatcaaaaaattgcttcaagtcgagggccacatgggttcaacgtttattgaaaacttattgaaagaaccttagtgcacatattgaacctggaactaacaaggcctatagagtattgccgataaaacaacattaattatgaaataaatgaaaacaaataataaataatacataaataaatataaaagtaataaaatcagtttcattaattgctttctggctttatctgcagtatttccagagtaatttccactgaaaacattttctacaggcaaacaacagacaaaaataattgacttggttttaaagccctcactgtagagtacatgtcagtgatgacacggccccgccccccccgcccctgaagctgcaggttgagcgcattcgggtggctcgtgatgtcacacagacacgttgTATTTCGGAGCTttcagaaaagacttgaactggcggtgatttaaacctttggctctgattaagttaaccgctaatgttatgatgctcatcacatgttcgTTTTCAAGGCTTTGCAACACAAAgactcctggtgtatgatgcagtgataagctgtcaactcacttttttcctcacttttttcctccttcatcttttctcggatccaccctttacatccgcgATCATATACTGttcctcccacctgtcttgaaagctcctgttttcaaatgccacctttcgtttTGCCATTTTTGGGGAgcgggatagttgaaagttgacacaagtgatatgtgataCAGACTGCGAGCTGCGCGGTCGCGGGACCGTGATTGACgtgccgacacacgggcagtgcattgtgggatctgtcattcaccattgacccgcccactcgtcagccaatgagagcctgctattggtctagaactgtcacgtgccccatcccgatgtgttcactgaccctcaggaattgtcagtacttattttgtattgagaacttgcaaaacactgccggcgggccagctctaatagtaaatagattttatcatgcgggccacatataattcatTCGCGGGCCACATGTGGTTTAAACAATCAAATctcaaacatgtatttgattCATATATGTTTTGAATGAAAGCATCTAATTCCATTTGGATTGGGATTGTCATGCTAATTATGTGCGTAATTGGTCATACAAATGTATGACCAGATGATGGAGGTTTAGAGGGGAAGTTAGGAATTATCAAATTTAGTAGCTCTATAGTGCATTGTTCGCtctgaacctgcctgtttgctTGTCCTTTTGTTGATGCCCTGGACCTACTTCAGAATTAtcccttgtcattagtgagttctaaccctaagcctaaccctaaccatcaaacatttctacaatatactgtcactttttattgtttttgtgcacagatttttataaacagtcaatggtgcagagtgaagttataAAACGTTGTGtttatcctacctggtttatctgcaatgaagactTTTAGTCAATGTTTTTGACATAGGAAACAGAATtagctttattactgttcactaGTGTGGGTAATATATTCGtttgaataattaaattaaCTGGTGTTGTGTTTTCCTATTTTGCATGTCGGCTATATTAGAGATGTGTCAAGCAACGTTGTGCTTTTACATGGAAGACAAATTGCCATCCAGTTTATCCgaggacatagaagaagacatgttaacTCGGTCCATAGACTTAAGGCACACTGAAttaaacactgcacttccttggaccATCAACAATAGTTTTTGAGATATGTGCTTCAaatacagacagatgtttgtggaattatAAATAGTTCTTCATGTTCCCTCCCTTTCCTTGCTGCTTACATGGCCTAAAATTAAAAGGAACAAGTTAGCATGTTCTGTTGTAACTGGTGAAGTGAACAGTCTGAACAGGCCCTTGTTGTGGCTTCGCTCTGCGTCTAGTGTTACAGGAAAATAGATATAGTAGATATAGAGTACAGTAACTATAGAAGGCCAAGATCCTCCTTTCAACAAATAATTTGgccatactctctctctctccctttctcccatatcccctcctccctcttgaTTCAGCCAATGGCGTGCAAAGCTCAGAGAAGACATCGTTTCAAGGTAGGAACAAGCTCTATAGGAAAAACTCCCGCTGCCCAGACACACGCGATCAGTCGAAAACATGTCTGCATCCAGGTCACAGAAAGGATCAGTAGCAGGCTGTATGTCAGTGAAAGAGAGTAAAGGAGGTAGATCAGTGCCTGGGGCTTTTTTAACAAGGTCACTTTCCCAGCTCTCCATTTCCATAATCCCCACTTATTTGCTATGCAACATCCCATCCTCCTGCATCCACCTCTCTCAATTCCAAGGAGTCATGTGGCTTATTGTGTGGCTTAACCTGGTAGGAGTAGACTCATTTCAGAGGGATGTATTTCTTGCTATTTGCTATCATTACATAAGAGCTTACTAGTCTGTCATTTTCTGTTCCAAATGCCAAAGATCTTAACCACACAACCTGAACCTCCTCACCTCACTCAAAGACATAAATTGCAGTTTTGTTGAGCAAAATgaatcagaaagagagaggctcTGACAGATTTTGCCTGCTCGTGTCTTCAAAGTGCAACTGGTGAATGGACGCAACAGGTGTGAGGGCAGAGTGGAGGTGCTGTCCTTCGGCGAGTGGGGCACAGTGTGTGACGACGACTGGGACATGGTGGACGCTAACGTGGTGTGTAGGCAGCTGGACTGCGGGGTGGCCGTGGAGATGGGCAGCAGCTCCAGATTTGGACAAGGCTTGGGGCTCATAGCGCTGGACAACGTGGACTGCAGAGGATATGAAGCAGACCTCAGCCAGTGCGGAAGTCTGGGCTGGGGCATTCACAACTGTTACCACTATGAGGATGTGGGTGTCACCTGCAGAGGTAGGGATGTCATACACTTTTTGTTTAGCTGAGACAGTGTAGAAGTCcatttcagttaatttactgcatcttcttttttattttttgttgctgCCAGAACCAGCAGTGGTGGGGGCAAAAGGCTTTGGGGGTCCTGTCACACCACCCTGGGACAAATTTGGTTCAGGTAAGTGCCCTCTGCTTTAATCTAAATAAGACTGGGCTTCCGCTTTGAATATCAGAGTGATGgatgagttttgtttttttttcgaactttttttcaAACAAGTACCTTGACAGTGAGTCTCATACAGCATGTCATACCATATTACAAGtgaggataaaataaaaataaaacacaaatggcaGAAGAGTTATCCCAATGGGTTagtcttttttttaagcataaaAGCAAATGATCAAAACTCAAAAACAATTTGTTCAGTTCACTCTCACTGCTCCCATATTGTCATTTTTGGCAGTTTTAAGCTCTGAATATGTACTATGCTGCAGCAACGAACACATCACCTGACCTCTCTCACACTGGGCATTCACGTGCCGATATGAACGCAGGAAGCATATTGTTTTTAGTTGCAGAAAGAGAAGTTTGAATAATTCCTCATCTACTACACATGTAAGCAGTTGTATCATTGAAAAATGCAGAATTCAACAGCACAACTGCTATTAGCAAAGACAACATGGTCATCAACGCATGTAATTCAATAATCCATGTTGCATTCTACACTGGTTGCCATGGTTAATGCCAGTTGTATCATTACGGAAagtggtcatgtgacaggacCCTGATGAATCAGCGAAGGATACATCATGACATAAACATCCAATCAGCAAGTGGATTTGAGTGTCTATGTTATACTTTCCAGAAATCTCAGTTTCTGCTTCTCCAAAATTCCCTGATTAAGAGGCTCTGAAACTCCAGAGTAGTGTGGACGCCAGGCGCCAGCAGAGTTGatacattttcacacacaaacttagTAGTGTTTAGCCAAAGTTGACCATACGCTGTTAAAGATCCAGATATTTCCTTTAATGAGGAATAGGTGACCAAATCAAAACCTAAACTTTTCTGGATGTCATTCATCAGGTGACCAGAAACACTCTGAACGCTAATATGCAACTGTTTGCTAACATAGCAGCAACATTCACACAAAAGGTGTCagtgatttttcttctttttgtttccacTGCCTCCTAGtggtaaaaaaaatctgttttggcCGGTCTATAAACCTTTGACCCAGTATCAAATTTGCTCTCTGCAAATCACAATGCTTAATAACATTAATCAACAGTTAAAACAAGTAAACAATTTGTCTACCTGCTCTGAGACATTGGAATCATACCACCAGGCTTATTAAACTGAAAGCATAAAGACAGAATTGTTCCTGTGCTAAATAAGATCAGAGCATTACTTTTGTGTTCAACTCTTTCCAACGCAAATTAGAAAATGCATATACCTCTTTTTTGACACTAAAGAAAACTATATTGTATATTCAGAGGAATTAAATGCCAGGACAGTTtgattaaatagtttttttatgcTCCAAGTTCAAAATCAAACGCGCGCATATCCCTAAAAAAATTGCTCACAGGTGGCACGCCAGATTCTAGCACAAAATACAAGGacaatttcattttcattaaataaTGAACGGTGGCTTATTTTGTCAGGGTGATTTCAAAATGCAGCAAGCCTTGTGgaacaatcacacacagtaaGGTTTATTCAATATCTAGCTTTATTTAAGAGACAAAAAAAGTTGAGTTGAAGAGGGCAAAAACTGTTACGAAATGTTACACTGCATCAAAGCCTTTTCAGCTCAGTGGAAAGTATCTTTTATACGTTTTGGGAGTAACTAGTAAACACACTGTGCGTCTTGAGTTCCAGGCCATCCTTATTGTTTGCTGGATTTGCTTTGTTGTATTTGcactcttgtttttttcccctttaccCCTGAGAGGAGCGTATTTAGTAAACAAGTGATGCATCTCGCTAGATGTTTGGTGAAACCCACTGGGAATGTGTGAAGCTTTCCATATTAATGACTTCCTTAACTGATGGTCACATGAGAATTTCTATTGTCTCTTCTAAAGGTATGTTTTGTCTGTGGTGACGCATAAGGTGACAACATCTGTGCTAGTACAATATCAGATGTTCACCTTAACACTGTCTTTTTTAATTATGGAGCCAAGTATGTGTTGTGTAGTCCCACGCCCTTCTCCATTCTCTGTATCAGTGTTTCTTAGTCAtatcctctgtcttccactcacacacaagctACAGCTACAGTTTTTGTTACTTCAGAATCACCAAATTTGACATTAACATAGATTTGTTTGAGTCTAAAAATGTAGTAGAGAGAAATGTGCTTAACATCAGTCTCTTTAAATCCCTCCTTTTCCCTCTTGGTGTAGGAGATGGCACCGTCCGATTGGTGAATGGAGACCACGAGTGTCAAGGACGGGTCGAGGTCTACTTCCAGGGAAACTGGGGGACAGTGTGTGATGATGACTGGAACATAAATAATGCCATGGTGGTGTGTAGACAGTTGGGCTGTGGTGTGCAACTCTACGCTCACAGCAACTCCTACTTTGGTTACGGTACCGGCCTGATTCTTCTGGACAATGTCAACTGCTTTGGCTACGAGTCAGACCTGTCTAAATGCAAAAGGCTGGGCTGGGGACAACACAACTGTGGCCATCATGAGGACGCTGGAGTCACCTGCACTGGTACGCTGCTCCCATAGTCATAGAATATGATGAACAATAAACCAGGATTAACAACATcaacaataatcataatcattatcatcatcatcatcatcatcatcatcatcatcatcatcatcatcatcatcatcatcatcatcatcatcatcatcatcatcatcatcatcatcatcatcatcatcatcattatcataaaaatctaaatcattacaatacaatataatcGACAAAAACAGGAGCAAGTTAACTCTCAACAGGCCGCACTACATCTACTTGCACTTTAAACTAAACACTGATGCAGTTGTTGGGATATTTCCCTTAGAAACACAAGTGTGAAACTAGTAGTGTCGCTATTAGAGAACAGTCAGGCGATCACCAAATTTGATTCTTGATCAAAGGGACATTTCAATACTTAGAGCCATGCATAAACTTGACAATATTTAGAGAATAAGTTAGTAACAGTTAGAACAGAAGAGTTAGTAATTTATGTTTTTGCAGCAATAGTATTAATAGAAATTTCAAGAAATTTGATTTCATAAGAAAATCTTAGAAATTGTGCTGCATATGAAACTGTTTAATTTCCATTGTTATCCACTTCAGGATTAACCTCTGAGGCTCCTGTGGTGACACAAAACCCGAGACTGCACTGGAGAACGTTCAACACTGAAGGTATACAATAATACTGCACAGAGGTGTAGCTGTATTTTTTCCACTGGTTGAAAAAATCTGCACTTTTACAAAATGACCAACAGGGTGAGCCATTTCTCCCTCAATTGTGTTTCATTGTGTAGCACCACAGTGCTGCAAAACATGGTGGTGAAAGTGTGCGACAGATAACCCCTCAATAATCTTTATACACAGATCAAGACTAATAAAGTAATTTTGTCTTGTATTAattttctcctccagttacaCAAACTATTCCAGCCACTGACACACCAACTACGACAACTGTTACCACAACTGCCCAGACAATAGGTACGGAAACTCAACATCTGCTttgttaacaaaaataaatattattatatataatgcTTTAGTCTGTTcataatatacttttttttactagAGAGAACATATTCTAAAATTTGAAGTGATGTTTATTCCTGCAGGCAAACCAGCCATCCGTGTGTCGAATGGAAACAATAGCTGCCAGGGTCGCGTCGAGGTCAGGTACAAAAGTGTTTGGGGAACGGTGTGTGACGATGAC includes:
- the LOC133019010 gene encoding scavenger receptor cysteine-rich domain-containing group B protein; the encoded protein is MVSPAAMRSQRVVESECRCWNPAVWLLVTLLGSLILVAVSVLLRLGDVKISKRAVSTNGVQSSEKTSFQVQLVNGRNRCEGRVEVLSFGEWGTVCDDDWDMVDANVVCRQLDCGVAVEMGSSSRFGQGLGLIALDNVDCRGYEADLSQCGSLGWGIHNCYHYEDVGVTCREPAVVGAKGFGGPVTPPWDKFGSGDGTVRLVNGDHECQGRVEVYFQGNWGTVCDDDWNINNAMVVCRQLGCGVQLYAHSNSYFGYGTGLILLDNVNCFGYESDLSKCKRLGWGQHNCGHHEDAGVTCTGLTSEAPVVTQNPRLHWRTFNTEVTQTIPATDTPTTTTVTTTAQTIGKPAIRVSNGNNSCQGRVEVRYKSVWGTVCDDDWNMANAQVVCRQLGCGPAIAAKPKAFFGYGKGLILLDNVECSGFEPDLTQCFHLGWGQHNCGHHEDASVICLPFVAFDFISGLQRDFGATEPPATITTTQPFEGLVRLVGGQHRCEGRVEMYFNSTWGTVCDDAWDLPDAQVVCRQLGCGEAVAARGEAFFGPGAGTILLDNLKCTGEEASLQQCSHISWEVHNCDHTEDAGATCSMS